In Granulicatella elegans, one genomic interval encodes:
- the opp4B gene encoding oligopeptide ABC transporter permease, translated as MWKTILRRVLLMVPQILILSLLAFLIAKMMPGDPFTGLITPETDPNTIEALRVKAGFYDPWYIQYVRWMGKAFQGDFGQSYTYKYAVTKLIGERIGNTVWLSLLTLILTYLIALPLGMIAGRYQNSWADKLIIVYNFITYSIPTFVFALILLWLFGYTLGWFPTRGSVDSGVSPGSVTYLMNRFHHLLLPALTMAILSTTGTVQYLRTGVIDAKSQDYVRTARAKGVPEKVVFNRHIFRNSILPIAAFLGYEFTGLIGGSVFIENIFSYPGMGNLFVSSISSRDYSVILALLLLFGTATLLGTLLSDIIMSIVDPRVRVQ; from the coding sequence ATGTGGAAAACTATATTACGTCGTGTGCTACTAATGGTGCCACAAATCTTAATTTTAAGTTTATTAGCATTCTTAATTGCTAAGATGATGCCAGGGGATCCGTTTACAGGTTTAATTACTCCTGAAACAGATCCAAACACAATTGAAGCTTTACGTGTGAAAGCTGGTTTCTATGATCCATGGTATATCCAATATGTTCGTTGGATGGGGAAAGCATTCCAAGGAGACTTTGGACAAAGTTATACTTATAAATATGCCGTTACTAAATTAATTGGTGAACGTATTGGTAATACAGTATGGTTATCATTATTAACATTAATTTTAACGTATTTAATTGCACTTCCTTTAGGGATGATTGCAGGACGTTATCAAAACTCTTGGGCTGATAAGTTAATCATTGTTTATAACTTCATTACTTATTCGATTCCAACATTCGTATTTGCCTTAATTCTATTATGGTTATTTGGTTATACATTAGGTTGGTTCCCAACTCGTGGTTCGGTTGATTCAGGTGTATCACCAGGTTCAGTTACTTATTTAATGAATCGATTCCACCACTTATTATTACCGGCATTAACAATGGCGATTTTATCAACTACAGGTACAGTTCAATATTTAAGAACTGGGGTAATTGATGCGAAGAGTCAAGACTATGTTCGTACAGCTCGTGCAAAAGGGGTTCCTGAAAAAGTAGTATTTAACCGTCACATTTTCCGTAACTCAATTTTACCTATCGCAGCGTTCTTAGGTTATGAATTCACTGGTTTAATCGGTGGTTCAGTGTTTATTGAAAACATCTTCTCATATCCTGGAATGGGGAACTTATTCGTAAGTTCAATTTCATCTCGTGACTATTCTGTTATTTTAGCGTTGTTATTACTATTTGGTACAGCAACACTATTAGGAACATTATTATCTGATATTATTATGAGTATCGTTGACCCTAGGGTTCGCGTACAATAG